In Populus alba chromosome 4, ASM523922v2, whole genome shotgun sequence, the genomic window gtacaaaaaaaacatctaattgGTGAGTACAAAAATGTTAGCAAATCTAAccttgtagattttattttactcCAAAAACAAAGCTACAGAAGCACAAAAAGTTGTTTATGATCTTCCATTTAAACCCCATTTCCGTCTTCGTTAGGCCACCCACAACACACACCCCCcctccccccaaaaaaaaaaaaaaaaaaaaaccttaacacCACGAGCCACCAATTATGGAGTCAGGAATCACCGCTGCCACCGCCTCCGGGTACATCTTCACCTCTCATCTCCttcaaaaaccaataacaacaACCTCACTGTCCCTTCCTTTTATTCGACACCAAAACCTTCTACACAATGGATTCAAAGTTCCAAGAAAAACAAGCTTTGCTGTTTGTTTTGTAGTTGAAGATCAACCGAAACCAATTAGTGCCCATCTCGAGAATCAACAAGAAGAAGGGCCTATAGATGTTAACAAGATCCAGATCTTGACGCCTCGCGTGGCTGAAAGATTGGCAAGAAAGCAAAGAGAAAGAGATACTTATTTGATTGCAGCTGTTATGTCTAGTTTGGGGATTACTTCCACGGCCGTCTTGGCTGTTTATTATAGGTTTTATTGGCTGGAggtactttctttttttctctcttgtttcaAATCCTGTATTATCCTCAGACCATCTTTCGTATATGTCCATAGACTCTAGAACTTGTTTTTGTGTGGTAACAGGGAGGGAAAGTGTCTTGGCCTGAAATGTTTGGTACATTTGCTCTTTCAGTGGGTGCTGCAGTAAGTATCAATTTCTTTTCTCAATTATTTACTGGGTTtccttctctttgttttttgaggctcaatttgagggtttttttggttattttaaggTGGGGATGGAATTTTGGGCAAGATGGGCTCATAAAGAACTTTGGCATGCTTCTTTGTGGAACATGCATGAGGTAATGCTAAAGCCATCCAACTCCCAGCCAGTCTCGTCTCCATGAAAATGCAATAAAGATCAGTTTTCTTGATACAAGAAACAATCAGGTTCAGTTCCTTTTctgaatgatttgttttttatgtcatcTTGCAGTCTCACCATAGACCAAGAGATGGGCCATTTGAGCTCAACGATGTATTTGCCATAATCAATGCAGTCCCGGCAATCTCCCTTGTTGCTTATGGTTTCTTTAACAAGGGCCTTGTACCTGGTCTTTGTTTCGGTGCTGTAAGTCTCACCGtcttccctccctccctccaatCTTTCTTGGTCTGCTAcattatcattaatttatttccaTTCCTTCCTAACGAATGGACCTAACTAATTCTCTAATCGTAGAAATTCAACTTTCTAATTCCCAAATTTACCCTTTATTTCTGTTGACTTTGTTGATCAGGGTCTAGGAATTACAGTTTTTGGCATGGCCTATATGTTTGTCCATGATGGTCTTGTTCACAAGAGATTTCCAGTAGGTCCCATTGCAGACGTCCCGTATTTCACCAGGGTGGCAGCAGCTCACCAGGTAAATTTATAATATGCACACCAGTCACTGTTCTTTGATCATCATATGGTGCCATTCTTTGATTGACGTGTTCCCAAATTTGACCATCATGATACCTTCTTTTCTGTGATTTTGACGTTGGTTTTAGATCCACCACTCAGATAAATTCAACGGCGTCCCGTATGGGTTGTTTCTAGGGCACAAGGTGAGTTTCTAGGACCCTCACCTAGGCTTAGGCTACGTTTTTGTGTTGCGCTGTACTCCTAATAATcatgaaaaattgaaactttttttcgTGTGTGGAGCAGGAAATTGAGGAAGTTGGAGGCCAAGAAGAATTGGAAAGGGAGATCAATAGGAGGACCAAATCATCCAAGGGGTTATGATTAGTTAAATCTGCCAAAAGGGGAAAAATTTTGGATCAAATCTCAATGTTAGAGCCACAGCCAAGTCAATAatatgagaaaatattttcagtttgattgCTAGTTTCATACCCCACAGGAAGAAATTAGATATGTAGGATGATGACTATTCAATATGGGactatatactaaaaaaaaaaaacaaaaaaaattgcaaagattGCATGTATCGTACTGTTATAACACCCCTCAGATGTTTGAACCTAAAATGATTTTGAGCATTGCTGCTTACATATCTTAAGCTTGTAATTGTGTGTAATTTGTACAAATATCctattttgtaatgaaataaacGAGAGAGTAGCTCCTGTTGTACTTAATTTATAGTTGCCCAATCTTTTCCTTGCCaccatgtttttctttgttcaaATAGAGCAGGAAAAGGAACTCAAAGATCAATTCCTAAttctcccaaaaaaaaataaatcaaccacTCAATTCCATCTTCACCAAATACTTTAGCTACAAGCTCTATCTTGCCTAAAATGATgacaaatcatgaagtttagTTATGATCTTTGGCCCGCCACATGttgctattatatatatatatatatatatatatatatatatatatatatatatatatatataaaagaaatgtaAACGCGGTATGAGGAATATTGAATGAAATCCTTTTTAAATTGCTGagactataatttttatatatatatatatatataaataattgagtTAAGGTTTTATCTCACTCGTTCACTAACATCTGTGTTAGCTATGggttaagttatttttatttttaaaaattaattttaatattaatatattaaaataatttaaaaacaataatttttttttttttaaaaaaaaagaaaatgataggGTAGTCCCATATTCCGAGTCCCTTATACTCTCATTCGTCCACCTTCAACATGtacaaaatctagaaaaatcagGGTATACATACTATATAGACTAATTTGATTGCgatgtaattttaaattcaagcaatgtaattattaatataatggttattaaatatttatatgatcgttaatttaaaaatctgtAAGATTAGTCGAAATGTATGTAAGCTGCCTGgacacctatattaataaataaataaaatcagtgTATACAAGTGTAGACGAGTATATTTCACTATCAAATCTTTAACCTAAAAGAGTAATTAGTTACAAGAACACAGATAAACTTTCTTGAACCATTCACGTAATAAAAGATGATGTCCTGtcacattcttttgaatttCCTTACAGAAGATGTCCTGCTTTTATTTTGTCTAAAAAGAGGAAAGTGAAAGATGACATATGTCCAAGAATAGGGTAAAGGGATTTCCCCATGGGGCATGAGTGTTTGTTTGTGGAGGAGACACAACTCCATTATTGATCTCAATATTCTCAGGTGTCAACTGCTACAGATTTTTAGGGTCACGAACCACTACAAGAAATTTATATCAAGGATCTAGATAGACATGATATACTCATAACACATatggtaaaaataattaagatatatagacttatttatttttttattttaaaaatttttttttatattaaatttttttttatatttttacctatttttttcagattattttaatatatattttcaaataaaaaatattttaaaaaacaacggTTAAAAACAATTCCGAATACTTGAAAACATAGACTCCAATTAAaagttttcttttgattttttgcatGCTTTTTGTGTTTCGAGAGTGAAACAATCTTGATTTCTCACTTATTTGTATATAATTAATCttgattatttgattatattattatcataatcctatttatcataattatgtttatttgtattgtttttatttcatttaaacaaGAATACCAATTGATTTCATCTCCATTAAaaatcactacaagatttaacagttttaccaacggactttttccgtcggcgtaagacacatattcaatcggtaattaatttaccgactaaATCACCGATGGAGAATTTTCATCGGTGAatcttttgtcggtaattttttatccTCGGTAATTCtatcggtaataatattaccgacggatttactggcggaacagacgtgtcggtaaattttttttttattaccgatggatttaccgacggaaatttccgtcggtaaatccgtcggtaattatttaaaaacatttaaaaaaaaattcattttataaaattataaaaataattaaattaacataaatcaacattgtataatatatactcaaaatgcttggaaaaaagaataagaaaatcaactcaaaaatatttgtaacaaataaataaaacaaaaaaattaattcaactaaaaaattcatatgaaaaaaaatgaagttgcaattgctaaaaatttaaaaatcctataaataaatcaactaaaaattgatctcatatgaaaaaaaaaaaaaaaaaaactcacaacaacatttatacaattattaagaacaaaatcaattaaaattaaataaaaaacaaatatagtgaaaaatcatgaaaaaataagaaaaaagaaagatcttaccttaatatacttgcaagtgaagctaaggaaaaaaaaattcgtgaagcatattaattaaaaaaaactaagaggataaaagaagaaagaagaagaaggaagaagaagacatacccgagcatggaggaaaagagaatgagatgaggagagaaaagaagagaaagaaatagatattgatgttttttacatgtagtgaagaagaagaagtagaagtagaagtagtagtagaagaagaagaagaagaaatagaagtagaagaagaagaagaagaagaagaagaagaagaagaagaagaagaaatgagtctgtctcttgtgaaataagcggattcaggttttttattggagCGCGTTACagacggataattgaatattaatattttttaattattccgtcggtaattttgttggtaatatttaatttaaatttttaatttcgtaaaaagtttttagaaaccgccaaaaattaccgatgatttttcaatccgtcggtgattccgtctgtaatatttaaatgaaaattttaaatcaattgaattttttcagaaaaccgccaaaacacgccaacgaattttcaatccgtcggtgattttgtccgtaaaggaaaacaattaacagcgcaattggaagatgaacagttctgaagctctctgtaaaataccgacggaaaaattccgtcggtaattccctttgtaattgacatgatgaacagtgttcacagtttaccaacgaatttaccgatggaaaaattctgtcggtaattccaTTGGTAAAACATGAcatgtcatcttttttttttgctttgctttattttttttcccacggtaattccctcggtatataccgagggaatcttttcgtcggtaaaatccctcgaaAATATTTCTGTTGGTAAAATCCTtcggaaatttaccgacggaaatattccctcggtatttccgtttatattttattgattttctggtagtgaatGCTTAGTCCAAATCTAACACGATTTTtatagtaatttatttatttttaacttaaagtttaatttttcttattaattgaaGTTGAATTTAAGAGATTTCTATCCTATAAAACATTTCAAAACCAAGAGCTCACTAGCTATAATCTTCTAAACCACGGGGTTAAACACGACAAGGTCATTGATAACTGTCATTAACGGCTTGCTTAATAATAAACATATGATATATATCcagtcacttttttttttttaatttttgaatctGTTCATGCATGTCAAactcaaaagaagaagaaagcaaacAATGGCATGAATCCAAAACTAGTGTAAAGTAATTGCCCCACGAAGCTTTGGTGTGTGGCGATGACTCATCCCCTCCATTGTTGATAATTGTATGACCTTTCTTCTCCAATAATGGGGTTCCAGAGCTCTACGTGTTGACTCTGCAATGCCCCATCTTGCAAACCCTACATTTCCAGCCAATATCTATACGAAAACTGTAATCTTAGTTAGTGGCCCATGCAGTGCTTCACTTTGTAGCTAGTGGAGACTCATAAAtttgactctctctctctctctctctctcgatatatatatatatatatatatatatatatatatatatatatatatatatataatatatggaTGAAATCGTACGTAAGCAGCTTGATTagcaatttaaattataaattaattggaTCCGACATCAAAGTTGACTAGTTTACCCCGTCGATATCcctttttttctacttttactttgattttttaccTTAGCCTAAAAAGATGCACCTAAAGATGGTGCCCAACAATGACCCTCCAATTTGATCAATAATGTTGCTCTGTAAACAGTAGTCGTGTTATAATGGGATATTGTAGTAAATGgtggtttttaattataaattttattaaaatgatgtttttttaaaaaatttaaacattaacatattaaatttattcaaaaatatctaTCTAAAaccatatcaattttatattttttaaacaaaaaaaaaactttaaaaatatattgtaacacaaaaacaaacactcacttacaaactaaaaaaccacccctttaattttgatttcatcctttttttttaattttgtactaGATTCTTTTACTTGTTATTTAGATTATCTTTGAACCGTCAAAATAATTAGGTCAAGTTAAAACAAATTCcacatgtttaattttaatctcGGGTTAGCAAATGAGTTGGGTCtagagatttttttctttcaatttcatccttatattttttttaccggtCATCTAATTTGCTTTTAAGCTAACTAAGTCGAATGAGTCACGTCGAgaaaaaattttcatgtttaattttaaactcgaaTCAGATAAAGAGTTATGTtggaatatgttttttctttcagtttcaccaattttattatcaatttttttcaatggttATTCTCGTCAACCAAGTAGATCAAGgcaattattatattgtttaatttaaaaccaaCGTTACGTAAAGAGTTAAATCAAGagattttaaagattaattaatttactataCCAAGTTTAATGATAATATGAGATCATACTctatgatttaaatatttacttttaacatttaaatttcttttatccGAACTACTATAACCCAGTGCAGGGCTGTAAACTAGAATTAATCTAGGAAAGGTTAAGTGgtttgctctttttttctttttgagaaaGTTAATTGTCGATGCCGAAAGACTTTGGATATTTGCATGAACAGAAATGCATTGAATTGATGATGCTGGTTGACTCCTTCAACGAAATTTGGATGGTTGCAAAGCAAGAATATTGTCTCCCATACACATTTGTCGCATCCACTCACATGGAAAATCTCCTGAATCCACCCTTACTCGCAATCTTCTGCACAAGTCATGATATTTATGGATTGATATCCTCTCATGTCATATCAAACATTaacatgtcattttattttgatttgagtCTTCCAAAATAggttaaaattatgttataaattatCGGTatagttataaattaaaacaatgttttgtattatgttaattaatataagaaactttcatgacttttttaaaatataagaaatagaAAGATTTTCTTTTCACTATGATGGTGTTcgtgatttttattaaaaataaaaacactttaattgAGTTTGAATACTAGATTAATGGCTTATGTGATACCATGGGCCGGACcaattttttcttaacttgaaaaaaaaatacttaaaagatgattatgtttttaaagaaagtgaaagaaaTGCAATAATAgggttaaatcttaattaatttgataatataataaaaaaaaatgaggtaacaacaaaaatattattaaaaaaatatatattgccaTTGAAAAAAGCTGGGCTATATACAAAACCTTGTGACCTGACAATTGAGATCGGAATAACCCTATAGAATTATGAACACCATAAAATCAtgctatattattatttttttcctgtgttttttatatgagattatcttaattttatatctatGATCATGAAGTTTGCAAGTTAACTTAATTTAActatgtttgtttgttgttatttttttttagtttatatattgttgttgtatttctataattatattatttaaattactaattaaacCAATGATTTGagtctcctttttattttccttaacattctttttttacgttgaaattcttttttatcagACTGCAGGCCACAAATCTAGTACAaactatgacaaaaaaaaaaaaaaagaaggatataaaacaatcaacactcaaattTGCGAACTACACTATCTTTGGGAGCTATTTCTCTCAAATCAAGCTTGCTAGACAATAATTTAACAGTAACATCAGAGACTGATAGATAGATTTAGAGGCTGTTAGTTTGGTTATTTGGTTCTACTTTATAATCCAATTAGTATCTGTAAGCTCTAAATGATCCTCTTGTACTAAATGTCTGCGTAAAAATCACATTTGGAGGGAGAGTCTAAGGCCGTAAACATAATTTAGAGTTactttaaattcatttaaattcatttattataaaataaagcacGACATCTACTTGCATTGCTTTCACACTCTCCCATGGCAGAGTCGACATCTGGATTCAACAAAGCAGAGTGAAAATCTTCACGAACCAATTTGACTACCGGGTGCTCATCGTCCTACCATTGTCTCTTATTTCCTCACTATTAAACGGAGGGAACGTAGCATTCATAAATAAAACGGCAAGAAGCAAAGTATCTTATTGATTCCACATGGTATGTATAATGATCGAAAAATTACAAGAGTGAAAATGTATGATACAAATCTCTCAATCCCTCTCTCTGATGCGAATACATGCTCGTTTATGCAAAAATACTTGCCAGGAATGGAACCCGTCCCTGCTGATGAGCATAATCATGAATCATCTTTTGACAGGTCGGGTGGCGCACAACCACTGTCTTGGAGTCTCAAGATCATCGCCTGTGGTTGTTGGGACATGCCAACCACCATTTTCTGATTCCTGCATTAACAATACCATCATATACCAAAATCTCTTAGAAATTCCTTGTTTTGATACAAAAGATTACCGAAATTGCACACTGCAGGTTGAACATCTCACCTGAATAACAATTGAATACGGGGGAGGCATGTGCAGATCAATTCCAGATCGCGATACCGAGAGCCGAACCTgcaaaattttcaaagaaagaTGAGTTTCTATAACGCATGGCATTACAATTCTACTACCAATTATAGTAgaacatgtttttattgatgaacTTCAATTAGTCAGAGTCCTGGGTGGGTTCAAACTGGACACTCTGAACTCCAAGTAAACTTCGGCACAATCTGTAGTGTCTTTTACGGAATACATGTATTAGTTTATATTAATTTCAGTAGCTGTCTTAAGAAATGTGAGGGGGGAATGCTTAAAATATGAGGAATACTTGTATCCCCACAAGAAGCCGAATGCAATGAACCAACAGATCAAGCGACACAAGACTGTATAAAATAAATGGATCCAGAGGAAAACTTGGAAGCCAACCATGCACAACATCGTGGGTTTATCACCGGAAGGTACCTAGATTAGGAAACAAACATATAAACTGAAATGAAGAGGTTTCCCCCACTTGTCAGTCAGATCAAAGCTAGTTTTGCAAATCCATGAACCGGCACAGCATAAAAGG contains:
- the LOC118030260 gene encoding beta-carotene hydroxylase 2, chloroplastic; its protein translation is MESGITAATASGYIFTSHLLQKPITTTSLSLPFIRHQNLLHNGFKVPRKTSFAVCFVVEDQPKPISAHLENQQEEGPIDVNKIQILTPRVAERLARKQRERDTYLIAAVMSSLGITSTAVLAVYYRFYWLEGGKVSWPEMFGTFALSVGAAVGMEFWARWAHKELWHASLWNMHESHHRPRDGPFELNDVFAIINAVPAISLVAYGFFNKGLVPGLCFGAGLGITVFGMAYMFVHDGLVHKRFPVGPIADVPYFTRVAAAHQIHHSDKFNGVPYGLFLGHKEIEEVGGQEELEREINRRTKSSKGL